Proteins encoded in a region of the Roseateles sp. SL47 genome:
- the hemN gene encoding oxygen-independent coproporphyrinogen III oxidase: MTQRLATPDTPDTHACSNTCANRCHCSKAQAPAEGASPPRTRSLVDAELLRRFDVSGPRYTSYPTADRFSDQYTADGLVQAFRERAVSERRDEPVSLYVHIPFCESVCYYCACNKVITKHHDRGAPYLDKLQAELRLIAQHLPAGTPASQLHLGGGSPTFLSDAEIVRLMDLLRQQFCLTDDAEISIEVDPRTVDATRLAALREMGFNRLSLGIQDFDADVQRAVHREQSYDSVAALMSTARALGFQSINADLIYGLPKQTAASFARTIAQVSTLRPDRIALYGYAHLPERFKPQRRIDSDALPTAGDKLQMLSHALSGLLGEGYTYIGMDHFALPEDSLAVAKREGRLQRNFQGYSTQPDRDLIALGVSAISRIGAHYSQNAKELDLYEEALSSGRLPVERGLTLDANDLRRRDIIMTLMCQGRFDMAAFERQHGLPFAQEFQPELERLAQLQHDGLVTVSDTLIEVTPLGWYFVRAVAMVFDQYLRRPRAAQAEAVPVRFSRIL; the protein is encoded by the coding sequence ATGACCCAGCGCCTCGCCACCCCAGACACCCCAGACACCCACGCCTGCAGCAACACTTGCGCGAACCGCTGCCACTGCAGCAAGGCGCAGGCCCCGGCCGAGGGGGCGTCTCCTCCACGCACCCGCAGCCTGGTGGACGCCGAACTGCTGCGCCGTTTTGACGTCTCCGGCCCGCGCTATACCTCGTATCCGACAGCGGACCGGTTCTCCGATCAATACACGGCGGACGGTCTGGTCCAGGCGTTCCGCGAGCGTGCCGTCTCCGAGCGTCGGGACGAGCCGGTGTCGCTGTATGTTCACATCCCGTTCTGTGAATCGGTCTGCTACTACTGCGCCTGCAACAAGGTCATCACCAAGCACCATGACCGGGGTGCCCCGTATCTGGACAAGCTGCAGGCCGAGCTTCGGCTGATTGCCCAACACCTGCCCGCTGGCACCCCGGCGAGCCAACTGCACCTGGGCGGTGGTTCTCCCACCTTCCTGTCCGACGCCGAAATCGTGCGCCTGATGGACCTGCTGCGCCAGCAGTTCTGCCTGACCGACGATGCGGAAATCTCCATCGAAGTCGATCCCCGCACCGTGGACGCCACGCGGCTGGCGGCCCTGCGCGAGATGGGCTTCAACCGGTTGAGTCTGGGCATCCAGGACTTCGACGCGGATGTGCAGCGCGCCGTGCACCGCGAGCAGTCGTATGACAGCGTGGCTGCGCTGATGAGCACCGCACGGGCGCTGGGTTTCCAGTCCATCAATGCAGACCTGATCTACGGCCTGCCCAAGCAGACTGCGGCCTCCTTCGCCCGCACGATTGCGCAGGTTTCGACCCTGCGGCCGGACCGCATTGCCTTGTATGGCTACGCCCACCTGCCGGAGCGCTTCAAGCCGCAACGTCGCATCGATAGCGACGCCCTGCCAACGGCCGGGGACAAGCTGCAGATGCTGTCGCACGCGCTGAGCGGCTTGCTGGGCGAGGGCTACACCTACATCGGCATGGACCACTTCGCATTGCCGGAAGATTCGCTTGCGGTGGCCAAGCGGGAAGGGCGCTTGCAGCGCAATTTCCAGGGCTACAGCACCCAGCCGGACCGCGACCTGATTGCGCTGGGCGTGTCGGCCATTTCTCGGATCGGCGCGCACTATTCGCAAAACGCCAAGGAACTGGACCTGTATGAAGAAGCCTTGTCCTCCGGCCGTCTGCCGGTGGAGCGTGGCCTGACGCTGGATGCCAACGACCTTCGCCGCCGCGACATCATCATGACGCTGATGTGCCAAGGCCGGTTCGACATGGCGGCCTTTGAGCGTCAGCACGGCTTGCCGTTTGCGCAGGAGTTCCAGCCCGAGCTGGAGCGACTGGCCCAACTTCAGCACGACGGCTTGGTGACCGTGTCGGACACCCTGATCGAGGTCACCCCGCTGGGCTGGTACTTTGTCCGCGCGGTCGCCATGGTGTTTGATCAATACCTGCGCCGTCCGCGTGCAGCCCAGGCTGAAGCGGTGCCTGTGCGCTTCTCGCGCATCCTCTGA
- a CDS encoding sulfite exporter TauE/SafE family protein has protein sequence MLDLALMGSAFLMGVAGSVHCVAMCAAPCAAVTGGRGAPAVAFQTGRLLSYALAGAVAASSIGLLWQWEQVAAWLRPLWLALHLAVLALGLWLVWRGEQPLWMQRRWGGWTSSAAAQRCAPVVATPRSNGGAGNGAKNGAGKGASKGMIPGAAEVSRSGADRAGGRWVVPILPVLATAGPVGTAAGVSLASPMSTASLSTSACTASTASTVSTACTAATASSVGPPAQRSAGAWRPALAGLAWVAWPCGLLQSAFLVAALATSPVTGGLVMAAFALGSSPGLWAGPWLLRRLTVWRTAQKTRPPSGDLSKDSGASDMSGDSGDSGAAGLRWATRLSGLFLTAAALWALGHGLWMQIRAYCG, from the coding sequence ATGCTGGACCTCGCGCTGATGGGCTCGGCCTTCCTGATGGGGGTGGCGGGCAGTGTGCATTGCGTGGCGATGTGTGCTGCCCCCTGTGCGGCGGTCACGGGCGGGCGGGGGGCTCCGGCGGTGGCCTTCCAGACCGGGCGGCTGCTCAGTTACGCGCTGGCGGGGGCGGTAGCGGCCTCCAGCATCGGGTTGCTGTGGCAGTGGGAACAGGTGGCGGCCTGGCTCCGGCCGCTGTGGCTGGCACTGCATCTGGCGGTGCTGGCGCTGGGGCTGTGGCTGGTCTGGCGCGGGGAGCAACCCCTGTGGATGCAGCGGCGTTGGGGCGGTTGGACATCTTCGGCCGCAGCGCAGCGCTGCGCTCCAGTGGTGGCGACCCCACGGTCGAACGGCGGGGCGGGCAATGGGGCGAAAAATGGGGCGGGCAAAGGGGCGAGCAAGGGGATGATCCCAGGGGCCGCCGAGGTTTCCCGATCGGGGGCCGATAGAGCCGGGGGGCGTTGGGTCGTCCCCATCCTCCCTGTGCTGGCGACAGCGGGGCCTGTGGGCACCGCTGCGGGCGTCTCTCTGGCTTCTCCGATGTCCACCGCGTCCTTGTCGACCTCGGCATGCACGGCATCAACGGCATCCACGGTGTCAACGGCTTGTACGGCAGCAACGGCATCATCGGTGGGGCCGCCAGCCCAGCGGTCCGCGGGCGCCTGGCGGCCTGCCTTGGCTGGCCTGGCCTGGGTGGCATGGCCATGCGGTTTGTTGCAATCAGCCTTCCTGGTGGCGGCTTTGGCCACCAGCCCGGTGACAGGGGGGCTGGTCATGGCGGCCTTCGCCTTGGGGTCTTCTCCCGGCTTGTGGGCGGGCCCGTGGCTGCTGCGCCGGCTGACTGTATGGCGTACGGCGCAGAAGACCCGCCCCCCATCTGGCGACCTTTCCAAGGACTCCGGCGCTTCCGACATGTCCGGCGATTCCGGCGATTCCGGCGCGGCCGGTCTGCGCTGGGCCACACGGCTGTCGGGGCTTTTCCTTACGGCGGCGGCGCTGTGGGCCCTGGGGCATGGGCTGTGGATGCAGATCCGCGCGTATTGCGGTTAG
- the icd gene encoding NADP-dependent isocitrate dehydrogenase: MYQHIKVPEGGQKITVNADFSLNVPNNPIIPFIEGDGTGFDITPVMIKVVDAAVAKAYGGAKKIHWMEIYAGEKSTKVYGPDVWLPEETLKVLKDYVVSIKGPLTTPVGGGIRSLNVALRQELDLYVCLRPVRWFNGVPSPVKEPEKTDMVIFRENSEDIYAGIEFEAESDKAKKLIKFLQEEFGVKKIRFPETSGIGVKPVSREGTERLVRKAIQYAIDNDKPSVTIVHKGNIMKFTEGGFRDWAYALAQKEFGAELIDGGPWCKFKNPKTGKDIVVKDSIADAFLQQILLRPAEYSVVATLNLNGDYISDALAAQVGGIGIAPGANLSDSVAMFEATHGTAPKYAGKDYVNPGSEILSAEMMLRHMGWTEAADLIISSIEKAILSKKVTYDFARLLDGATQVSCSGFGQVMIENM; this comes from the coding sequence ATGTACCAGCACATCAAGGTGCCCGAGGGCGGGCAGAAGATTACGGTCAACGCCGACTTCTCGCTCAACGTTCCCAACAACCCCATCATCCCGTTCATCGAGGGTGACGGCACTGGTTTTGACATCACCCCGGTGATGATCAAGGTGGTGGACGCTGCTGTGGCCAAGGCCTACGGCGGCGCCAAGAAGATCCACTGGATGGAAATCTACGCCGGTGAGAAGTCGACCAAGGTCTACGGCCCGGACGTCTGGCTGCCGGAAGAGACCCTGAAGGTCCTGAAGGACTACGTCGTGTCCATCAAGGGCCCGCTGACCACCCCGGTGGGTGGCGGCATCCGCTCGCTGAACGTGGCGCTGCGCCAGGAGCTGGACCTGTACGTCTGCCTGCGCCCGGTGCGTTGGTTCAATGGCGTGCCTTCTCCGGTCAAGGAACCCGAGAAGACCGACATGGTCATCTTCCGTGAGAACTCGGAAGACATCTACGCCGGCATCGAATTTGAAGCCGAGTCGGACAAGGCCAAGAAGCTGATCAAGTTCCTGCAGGAAGAGTTCGGCGTCAAGAAGATCCGCTTCCCGGAAACGTCGGGCATTGGCGTGAAGCCGGTGTCGCGCGAAGGCACGGAGCGCCTGGTGCGCAAGGCCATTCAATACGCCATCGACAATGACAAGCCCAGCGTGACCATCGTTCACAAGGGCAACATCATGAAGTTCACCGAAGGTGGCTTCCGTGACTGGGCCTATGCGCTGGCACAAAAGGAATTCGGTGCTGAGCTGATCGACGGCGGCCCGTGGTGCAAGTTCAAGAACCCGAAGACCGGCAAGGACATCGTGGTGAAGGACAGCATCGCTGACGCGTTCCTGCAGCAGATCCTGCTGCGCCCGGCCGAGTACTCGGTGGTGGCCACGCTGAACCTGAACGGCGACTACATCTCCGACGCGCTGGCAGCCCAAGTGGGCGGCATCGGCATCGCCCCGGGCGCGAACCTGAGCGACTCCGTCGCCATGTTCGAAGCCACCCACGGCACGGCTCCGAAGTACGCTGGCAAGGACTACGTGAACCCCGGTTCCGAAATCCTGTCGGCTGAAATGATGCTGCGCCACATGGGCTGGACGGAAGCGGCAGACCTGATCATCTCGTCGATCGAGAAGGCCATCCTGTCGAAGAAGGTCACCTATGACTTCGCCCGCCTGCTGGACGGCGCCACGCAAGTGTCGTGCTCTGGCTTTGGGCAGGTGATGATCGAGAATATGTGA
- a CDS encoding tyrosine-type recombinase/integrase has translation MAQLRHVNYTLKPTSIEAAKPKEKAYSLTDGGGLILEVLPGGSKVWRFKYHHLGKREKVTIGPYPSWSIKDARNEHERLREQLHKGESPAKAKQSQKAERLAAEARAVTFKAFAQEWAEEKLMHLSEAYRAKTIGWLDSDIYPAIGRLPLGEVTAHHILDLIEGRKATPVTADRLRAVVQQIFAFAVIKRRVTSNPAVGLVGAVKVPPVRHHTHLTELQLGAFWRTVDLQGAHASTVLATKLLALTMVRKMELLRAKKTEFDLEAAIWDVPAERMEMRRPHRVYLSRQAVELLQQLFHFTQGSPYLVPSIHRNTTHMAEATLNHFFKRMDIGVEDFSPHGLRGTAATMLREAGFGKDVVELLLAHAERDKTVAAYSHHELPEERRRALQWLADRIELLAYGAKVVPIAA, from the coding sequence ATGGCCCAATTGCGGCACGTCAACTACACACTGAAGCCAACTTCTATCGAGGCCGCGAAGCCCAAGGAAAAGGCCTACAGCCTCACTGATGGTGGCGGCTTGATCCTAGAAGTGCTGCCCGGCGGCTCAAAGGTGTGGAGGTTCAAATACCACCACCTCGGCAAGCGGGAGAAGGTGACCATTGGGCCTTACCCCTCGTGGAGCATCAAAGACGCCAGGAACGAGCACGAGAGGTTGCGGGAGCAGCTGCACAAGGGAGAAAGTCCGGCGAAGGCCAAGCAGTCCCAGAAGGCGGAAAGGCTCGCAGCGGAAGCGCGGGCGGTGACCTTCAAAGCATTTGCGCAGGAGTGGGCAGAAGAGAAGTTGATGCACCTGAGCGAGGCCTATCGAGCCAAGACAATTGGTTGGCTAGATTCGGACATCTACCCTGCGATTGGTCGGCTGCCCCTTGGGGAGGTGACAGCGCACCACATCCTTGACCTGATCGAAGGTCGAAAGGCAACGCCTGTCACCGCAGACCGCCTTCGCGCCGTCGTTCAGCAGATCTTCGCGTTTGCTGTGATCAAACGCCGTGTCACGAGCAACCCTGCAGTCGGACTGGTTGGTGCGGTGAAGGTCCCTCCGGTGAGACACCACACGCACCTCACCGAACTACAGCTCGGCGCCTTCTGGCGAACTGTCGATCTGCAGGGTGCCCACGCCTCGACCGTTTTGGCCACAAAGTTGCTCGCGTTGACGATGGTGCGCAAGATGGAGTTGCTCCGGGCGAAAAAGACCGAATTCGACTTGGAGGCAGCAATCTGGGATGTGCCTGCTGAGCGGATGGAGATGCGCCGGCCGCATCGCGTCTATCTCTCCCGCCAGGCGGTTGAATTGCTCCAGCAACTCTTTCACTTCACCCAAGGCAGTCCCTACCTGGTGCCGTCCATCCATCGAAACACCACACATATGGCAGAAGCGACGCTCAATCACTTCTTCAAGCGAATGGATATCGGTGTCGAAGACTTCAGCCCTCACGGCCTGCGAGGAACCGCGGCAACGATGTTGCGGGAGGCCGGGTTTGGCAAGGACGTTGTCGAACTTTTGTTGGCCCATGCCGAGCGCGACAAAACGGTCGCTGCCTACAGCCATCATGAGTTGCCCGAAGAACGTCGCCGTGCACTTCAGTGGCTGGCGGATCGCATCGAGCTGCTGGCCTACGGCGCGAAGGTCGTTCCCATCGCGGCGTAG